In a genomic window of Amorphus orientalis:
- a CDS encoding LysR family transcriptional regulator, with protein MDTLARMAAFVAVVDAGGFSAAARKEGRSKAILSKHVAELENRLGVRLLNRTTRTLAPTEAGLAYYREALEILQRMSDLEDVVRDTHREVRGSLRIAVPRTLGEGVLMEAIVAFARKEPRISLDLRLDDRFVDLVEEGFDMAVRVSELADSSLIARKLAPLRLVVAASPELLKHHGRPSVPDDMAALPCVIDTNARWRSNWGFVVDGTRHSVAVSGRLEANSPNAAKVAALHGIGFAMLPYPVARREILEGRLETVLDDYVCNAGAIYAVYPHRRHLSGKVRALVDHLAEWFGDPVHLAELGGAEEPRPAPAPSKLTVAAD; from the coding sequence ATGGACACCTTGGCGCGTATGGCAGCGTTCGTGGCGGTGGTCGACGCCGGCGGCTTCTCCGCCGCGGCGCGGAAGGAGGGGCGGTCCAAGGCCATCCTCTCCAAGCACGTGGCGGAGCTGGAGAACCGGCTCGGCGTGCGTCTCCTGAACCGGACCACGCGCACGCTGGCCCCGACGGAAGCCGGTCTCGCCTACTATCGCGAGGCCTTGGAAATCCTTCAGCGCATGTCCGATCTGGAGGACGTGGTCCGCGACACCCATCGGGAGGTCAGGGGCAGTCTTCGCATCGCCGTCCCGCGCACCCTGGGCGAAGGGGTGCTGATGGAGGCGATCGTCGCCTTTGCCCGCAAGGAACCCCGGATCTCGCTGGACCTGCGCCTCGACGACCGGTTCGTCGATCTGGTGGAGGAAGGCTTCGACATGGCCGTCCGCGTGTCCGAACTCGCCGATTCCAGCCTGATCGCCCGCAAGCTCGCGCCGTTGCGCCTGGTCGTTGCGGCCAGTCCCGAGCTTCTGAAACACCATGGCCGCCCGTCCGTGCCCGACGACATGGCGGCGCTGCCCTGCGTCATCGACACCAACGCGCGCTGGCGGTCGAACTGGGGCTTCGTGGTGGACGGCACCCGTCATTCGGTCGCGGTGTCCGGCCGGCTGGAGGCGAACAGCCCGAACGCTGCCAAGGTGGCCGCGCTGCACGGCATCGGCTTCGCGATGCTGCCTTATCCCGTCGCCCGCCGGGAAATCCTGGAGGGGCGGCTGGAGACGGTGCTGGACGACTATGTCTGCAACGCCGGGGCGATCTATGCGGTCTACCCGCACCGCCGGCATCTGTCCGGCAAGGTCCGGGCCCTCGTCGACCACCTCGCCGAATGGTTTGGCGATCCGGTGCATCTGGCTGAACTCGGCGGCGCCGAGGAGCCACGGCCGGCGCCAGCACCGTCAAAGCTGACGGTGGCGGCGGACTGA
- a CDS encoding autotransporter outer membrane beta-barrel domain-containing protein encodes MDRFNPPVRRFGLRAFGLATALAAASLASPAAAQSWSLYDDGDTSFTIPKSPNSRPDSYEYDLKITTTRRDGTSVTSAARKIEMDTGSTGLVIAAEYLGETADTLTGEAGWAFYNSSGLLIWGKLTEATVTYLDPATGQPIVASNVRVLAATNSRCTGYGDNPCDQNAHRTISMMGVGFGRNTLGEGALDYDSPTIAEQLIAAPTTSQAFNPLVNIAAPDGSAFNQGYIIRRGEVIVGLTPANTSGFAFGKLEADSQTGAWGQGAMSVTVSGGSEGTVGPQSGILLADTGIPNSFIHVPGQASGPVSSASTVTVQVLDAGDTVSYSYRVGCTSACSPQKPTSVQWVGPSATDRGVGYVNTGIRFYDGFYYLFDPTNGYLGVAPDPNVSGTNIVFTPVISAIGQITFDTPFSTTMPVFLRASSTNPAAIATGTTATFENALTGPGDLIVNGTGTVTLNGVNTYSGHTTVQSGTLAVTSQLASAVTVRSGGTFNLSGQLSVAGATAPLVTVDTGGAFDLAGTVSGNVSNFGTTTVQSSGRIAGDVSTAGSFVNNGTVSGTLTTTGRLSGTGTVANLVVAQGGTLATGNSIGTMTVTGTYTFGPGATREVEVGADGSIDLLRVSGTATLSGGTVIVSHEPGLVPVLGDRYVFLTADGGVTGTHSNLVGGLFDDALYPFLTTGLSYGATDAALQVVDSQVSFEAAGTTPNRRAVGAALDRFVQGTALDYPLTHLTIDQYNLAADQLSGQIHASTLTALQNDARLARDTIQARLGAAFAEMGAAPMFASNGTSGMNLPGLTASAWASAYGNWGDIDGTGNASSLSTSLTGTLAGVDAAIHTWGRVGFAAGYGAGRFKSPDLAASGTSGTTTLAAYGGAVRGMMRASLGASFAWHDIETDRTIAFPGYWAQQSADHSATTGQIFGEGAIDLGFAPVDTEAFAGLAFVQTSTDAFSEGGDLTALSATGATQSNTLTTLGLRLAKSVPLAGGVLRPHATLGWQHAFGDVDPDMDLTFARSGAGFTVAGAPIARDAAIVGAGLDFVLTRRATLSVAYDGRIGSGTAEHAATGELSVTF; translated from the coding sequence ATGGATCGTTTCAATCCGCCTGTTCGCCGGTTCGGCCTGAGAGCGTTCGGACTTGCGACTGCCCTCGCCGCCGCGTCTCTCGCCAGCCCGGCTGCCGCCCAGAGCTGGTCGCTCTATGACGACGGCGACACGTCCTTCACGATCCCCAAGAGCCCGAACAGCCGGCCCGACAGCTACGAATACGATCTGAAGATCACGACGACGCGGCGCGACGGGACGTCCGTCACCAGCGCCGCCCGCAAGATCGAGATGGACACGGGCTCGACCGGTCTGGTGATCGCCGCCGAATATCTGGGCGAGACCGCCGACACGCTGACGGGCGAGGCCGGCTGGGCGTTCTACAATTCGTCGGGGCTCCTGATCTGGGGCAAGCTGACCGAGGCCACCGTGACCTACCTGGATCCGGCGACCGGGCAGCCGATCGTCGCCTCCAATGTCCGGGTGCTCGCCGCCACCAACAGCCGGTGCACCGGCTACGGCGACAACCCGTGCGACCAGAACGCCCACAGGACGATCTCCATGATGGGCGTCGGGTTCGGCCGCAACACCCTCGGAGAAGGTGCGCTCGACTATGACAGCCCGACCATCGCCGAGCAGCTGATCGCCGCGCCGACGACCTCCCAGGCGTTCAATCCGCTGGTGAACATCGCCGCGCCGGACGGCTCCGCCTTCAATCAGGGCTACATCATCCGGCGGGGCGAGGTGATCGTCGGTCTGACGCCCGCCAACACCAGCGGCTTCGCCTTCGGCAAGCTGGAAGCCGATTCCCAGACCGGGGCCTGGGGACAGGGGGCGATGTCCGTGACGGTCTCCGGGGGCAGCGAAGGCACGGTCGGGCCCCAGTCCGGCATCCTTCTGGCCGATACGGGCATCCCGAATTCGTTCATCCACGTTCCCGGGCAGGCCTCCGGGCCGGTCTCGTCGGCAAGCACCGTGACCGTTCAGGTTCTCGATGCCGGCGATACCGTCAGCTACAGCTACCGGGTCGGCTGCACCTCGGCCTGCAGCCCGCAGAAGCCGACGTCCGTGCAATGGGTCGGACCTTCCGCGACCGACCGGGGCGTCGGATACGTCAACACCGGCATCCGGTTCTATGACGGCTTCTACTATCTGTTCGATCCGACGAACGGCTATCTGGGCGTCGCGCCGGATCCGAACGTCAGCGGGACCAACATCGTGTTCACCCCGGTCATCTCCGCGATCGGGCAGATCACGTTCGACACGCCGTTCTCCACCACCATGCCGGTGTTCCTGCGCGCCAGCAGCACCAACCCGGCCGCGATCGCAACCGGGACGACGGCCACCTTCGAGAACGCCCTGACCGGGCCCGGCGATCTGATCGTCAACGGCACCGGGACCGTGACGCTGAACGGGGTGAACACCTATTCCGGCCACACCACCGTTCAGAGCGGCACGCTGGCCGTGACCAGCCAGCTCGCCAGCGCGGTCACCGTGCGCAGCGGCGGCACGTTCAACCTCTCCGGCCAGCTGTCCGTGGCGGGGGCGACCGCCCCGCTGGTGACCGTGGACACCGGGGGCGCGTTCGACCTGGCGGGGACCGTGTCCGGCAACGTCAGCAATTTCGGCACGACCACGGTGCAGTCTTCGGGCCGGATTGCCGGCGACGTCTCCACGGCCGGATCGTTCGTCAACAACGGCACCGTCTCCGGCACGCTGACCACCACCGGCCGGCTGTCGGGAACGGGCACCGTCGCAAATCTGGTCGTCGCCCAGGGCGGCACGCTCGCCACCGGCAACTCCATCGGCACCATGACCGTCACCGGCACCTACACGTTCGGCCCCGGCGCGACCCGGGAGGTGGAGGTCGGCGCGGACGGCTCCATCGATCTCCTGCGGGTCAGCGGAACCGCGACGCTTTCCGGCGGCACCGTGATCGTCTCCCACGAGCCCGGCCTGGTGCCGGTGCTGGGCGACCGCTACGTCTTCCTGACGGCGGACGGTGGCGTCACCGGCACCCATTCCAATCTCGTCGGCGGCCTGTTCGACGACGCGCTCTATCCGTTCCTCACCACGGGCCTCTCCTACGGCGCCACCGACGCGGCACTTCAGGTCGTGGACAGCCAGGTCAGCTTCGAAGCCGCAGGCACCACGCCGAACCGCCGGGCCGTGGGCGCCGCACTCGACCGGTTCGTGCAGGGCACCGCGCTGGACTATCCGCTGACCCACCTCACCATCGATCAGTACAATCTCGCCGCCGATCAGCTCTCCGGCCAGATCCACGCCTCGACCCTGACGGCCCTGCAGAACGATGCCCGGCTCGCGCGCGACACCATCCAGGCCCGGCTCGGCGCGGCGTTCGCGGAAATGGGCGCCGCACCCATGTTCGCCTCCAACGGCACGTCGGGCATGAACCTGCCGGGTCTGACGGCCAGCGCCTGGGCGTCCGCCTACGGCAACTGGGGTGACATCGACGGCACCGGCAACGCGTCCAGCCTGTCCACCTCCCTGACCGGGACCCTCGCGGGCGTGGACGCGGCGATCCACACCTGGGGGCGGGTCGGCTTCGCCGCCGGCTACGGGGCGGGCCGGTTCAAGTCGCCGGATCTTGCCGCCTCCGGCACGTCGGGCACGACCACCCTCGCCGCCTATGGCGGGGCGGTGCGCGGCATGATGCGCGCCAGCCTCGGCGCGAGCTTCGCCTGGCACGACATCGAGACCGACCGGACGATCGCCTTCCCGGGCTATTGGGCCCAGCAGAGCGCGGACCATTCCGCGACGACGGGCCAGATCTTCGGCGAGGGCGCGATCGATCTGGGTTTCGCACCCGTCGATACCGAAGCGTTTGCCGGGCTCGCCTTCGTGCAGACGTCGACGGATGCCTTTTCAGAAGGCGGCGACCTGACGGCGCTGTCGGCGACCGGCGCGACCCAGTCGAACACGCTCACGACCCTCGGGCTGCGGCTCGCAAAGTCGGTGCCGCTGGCGGGCGGTGTCCTGCGGCCGCACGCGACGCTCGGCTGGCAGCACGCCTTCGGCGACGTCGACCCGGACATGGACCTGACCTTCGCCCGGAGCGGGGCGGGCTTCACCGTGGCCGGCGCGCCGATCGCCCGGGACGCGGCCATTGTCGGCGCCGGGCTCGACTTCGTCCTCACCCGGCGGGCCACCCTGTCGGTCGCCTATGACGGCCGCATCGGCAGCGGCACGGCGGAGCACGCGGCAACGGGCGAGCTCTCGGTCACGTTCTGA
- a CDS encoding GNAT family N-acetyltransferase: MIIRDAQDGDLDAVLEVERRAFGQDDEADLVRRVLADPSADPVLSLVAVDGDRIEGHVLFSAARVETGTTGLPASMLAPLAVDPDHQRTGIGSRLVEAGLDRLRQAGCGLVFVFGDPAYYGRFGFEPAMAAGFPPPCPIATEHADAWQVVRLAPEVGGGEGGRVVCADSFMVPALWAV; encoded by the coding sequence ATGATCATCCGCGACGCGCAGGACGGTGATCTCGATGCCGTTCTGGAGGTCGAACGCCGGGCCTTCGGCCAGGACGACGAGGCGGATCTGGTCCGCCGCGTGCTGGCCGATCCGAGTGCGGATCCGGTTCTTTCGCTCGTGGCGGTCGATGGCGATCGGATAGAGGGCCATGTCCTGTTTTCCGCCGCCCGGGTGGAGACCGGCACGACCGGGCTGCCCGCTTCCATGCTGGCGCCCCTGGCCGTCGACCCCGACCACCAGCGGACTGGGATCGGCAGCCGACTGGTCGAGGCCGGGCTGGACCGGCTGCGCCAGGCCGGATGCGGCCTCGTCTTCGTGTTCGGCGATCCCGCCTATTACGGACGTTTCGGGTTCGAGCCGGCGATGGCGGCCGGCTTCCCGCCCCCGTGTCCGATCGCGACCGAACACGCCGACGCCTGGCAGGTGGTCCGGCTCGCACCCGAGGTCGGCGGGGGAGAGGGCGGCCGCGTGGTCTGCGCCGACAGCTTCATGGTTCCGGCGCTGTGGGCGGTCTGA